The following are from one region of the Paenibacillus sp. JZ16 genome:
- a CDS encoding GNAT family N-acetyltransferase produces MKNKLETRIEGDRIVLRPVREDEFDAYFGLLQDAESNRLTGTQQAFTKDSIAAWIHKIGYAHEDRLDMMIAEKETDGLIGEVVLNEINPNNRSCNIRISISGQHSNKGYGTEAMKLMLRHGFESLRLHRIELGVYAFNPRAIHVYEKLGFKREGILRDSICWDGRFHDMILMSILEEEFRQLP; encoded by the coding sequence GTGAAAAATAAGCTTGAAACACGGATCGAAGGGGACCGCATTGTGCTCCGTCCCGTAAGGGAAGATGAATTTGATGCCTATTTCGGATTATTGCAGGATGCTGAGTCTAACCGATTAACGGGAACGCAGCAGGCGTTTACCAAGGATTCGATTGCGGCCTGGATTCATAAAATCGGATACGCTCATGAGGATCGGCTGGATATGATGATTGCGGAGAAGGAAACGGACGGTTTAATTGGTGAAGTGGTCCTGAACGAAATCAACCCCAACAACCGCAGCTGCAATATCCGCATATCGATTTCCGGTCAGCACAGCAATAAAGGATACGGCACGGAGGCCATGAAGCTCATGCTGCGTCATGGTTTCGAAAGTTTACGTCTACACCGAATAGAGTTAGGTGTATATGCGTTTAATCCTCGGGCCATACATGTCTATGAAAAGCTTGGTTTTAAACGGGAGGGTATCCTGCGGGACTCGATATGTTGGGACGGAAGATTCCATGATATGATTTTGATGTCGATTTTGGAGGAAGAATTTCGGCAATTGCCATAG
- a CDS encoding GerAB/ArcD/ProY family transporter — translation MEKIGKYQIIAMTILFMIGSTPLYELGIEAKQDAWLVVLVAMITGMLLLFIYLYIQNQNSEHALPQILNQHFGKYLGSIITAAYIVYFAYESMRNTREFADIINISFLPSTPLYFLILLMVLLSGYAVWKGIEVFFRVTEFLLPFTLIGYILIVLMFIGSNIIHLERLMPILENGILPVLRTSLPEVISFPFGQVVVFLMFWSHLEDKKTLSKASLSSYIFVGIFLLIFNILNLAILDPTITSISTFPLLRSVRLIEIADFLERLDPLIILLIYIGIFVKMTAFYLGAVLGLSSLIKVSHKKTTVIVGAFIFTISFVSPNFIYHIWIGFAQNLKYHFPIFQIWVPLILALIILIKRPRSSKSG, via the coding sequence ATGGAGAAGATCGGTAAATACCAAATCATTGCCATGACCATCTTGTTTATGATCGGCAGCACCCCTTTGTATGAACTGGGGATTGAAGCTAAACAAGATGCGTGGCTGGTCGTGCTGGTTGCAATGATCACGGGAATGTTACTGCTGTTCATCTATTTATATATCCAGAACCAAAATTCGGAGCATGCTCTTCCCCAAATTTTAAATCAGCACTTCGGCAAATATTTAGGTTCCATCATTACTGCAGCCTATATCGTTTATTTTGCGTATGAATCCATGAGGAATACCCGCGAGTTCGCGGACATTATTAATATCTCCTTTCTCCCCAGCACACCGCTGTACTTCCTGATTCTCTTAATGGTGTTGCTGTCCGGTTATGCCGTATGGAAAGGCATTGAGGTATTCTTTCGCGTCACCGAATTCCTGCTCCCTTTCACGCTGATCGGGTATATCCTGATCGTTCTCATGTTCATCGGTTCGAATATCATTCATCTTGAGCGCCTTATGCCTATATTAGAAAACGGAATTCTGCCTGTGCTGCGAACATCGTTGCCGGAGGTGATTAGTTTTCCGTTCGGTCAGGTCGTAGTATTTCTCATGTTTTGGAGTCATCTCGAAGACAAGAAAACGCTGTCCAAGGCATCCTTGTCTTCCTATATATTCGTAGGTATCTTTTTATTGATATTCAATATTTTAAATCTTGCGATTCTGGATCCCACCATAACGAGCATATCGACTTTTCCGCTGCTTCGGTCGGTTCGTCTCATTGAAATCGCCGATTTTCTGGAGCGTTTGGACCCGTTAATCATCTTGCTGATCTATATTGGCATATTCGTTAAAATGACCGCATTCTACCTCGGCGCCGTACTCGGTCTTTCCAGCCTGATCAAAGTCAGCCATAAAAAAACAACCGTGATCGTGGGTGCTTTCATCTTTACCATTTCGTTCGTCTCTCCGAACTTTATTTATCATATCTGGATCGGGTTTGCTCAAAATTTGAAATACCATTTTCCTATCTTCCAGATCTGGGTCCCTTTGATTCTAGCGTTGATTATTTTAATCAAAAGGCCTCGCTCTTCCAAATCCGGCTGA
- a CDS encoding Ger(x)C family spore germination protein, translated as MIRKLNLLILMLAASLLLNGCWDSQELNSLSIVSATSIDRSEDEWVISFQVVIPQSIATQTGGGAGGSQSPITIFSTRGKTIREAMQNANLEAPRALFFAHNSVLIINEQVVRNEGVRQILDFFLRPVESRETMSVLLTKDKASNLLEVLIPLEKITGNAIQRVITQGQENLSQVKNIKLIDFASMVANPYKSAMAPELRVSGNQAEQSNLDALKSTRNQAVLKLGDLGVFRGDKLVGWMNRKESRGVAWLSNSVKNLIIVTPCSDREASRLSSYRVIQSSTQVDPKMVNGSVNMMIHIQTVGALDETSCTMDLTNPDVISKLEDTIAEQIKDEVLAAWKSMKDLNVDVVGFMDMIHRKYPAASKHLTNSERPLQELELKLNVKVTVEHTNMINKPFSNLIEPNK; from the coding sequence ATGATCCGGAAGTTGAATCTCCTGATTCTCATGTTGGCTGCCTCGCTGCTGCTCAATGGTTGCTGGGATAGTCAAGAGTTAAACTCGCTTAGTATTGTATCGGCGACGTCCATAGACCGCAGCGAGGATGAATGGGTCATCTCCTTCCAAGTCGTCATTCCGCAGTCCATCGCCACCCAGACCGGCGGCGGAGCCGGGGGAAGCCAATCTCCGATCACCATCTTCTCCACCAGGGGCAAGACCATTCGCGAAGCTATGCAGAACGCGAATTTAGAAGCGCCGCGTGCGCTGTTTTTTGCCCATAACTCCGTGCTGATTATCAATGAACAAGTCGTTCGGAATGAAGGCGTACGGCAAATCCTTGATTTTTTCCTCCGTCCGGTGGAAAGTCGGGAAACGATGTCGGTTCTCCTGACCAAGGATAAAGCCTCCAATCTATTGGAAGTGCTCATTCCATTAGAGAAAATAACAGGAAACGCGATTCAACGGGTCATTACCCAAGGTCAAGAAAATCTGTCCCAAGTAAAAAATATTAAATTGATTGATTTTGCATCCATGGTCGCCAATCCGTACAAAAGCGCCATGGCTCCAGAGTTAAGGGTGTCCGGCAATCAAGCGGAACAATCTAACTTGGATGCCTTAAAGTCAACCCGTAATCAAGCGGTACTCAAACTTGGCGATTTGGGCGTATTTCGAGGAGACAAGCTGGTGGGATGGATGAACCGAAAAGAAAGCAGAGGCGTCGCTTGGCTCTCGAACAGCGTCAAAAACCTGATCATTGTTACCCCATGCAGCGATCGAGAAGCTTCCCGGTTGTCGAGTTACCGAGTCATCCAATCATCGACCCAAGTGGACCCCAAAATGGTGAATGGTTCGGTCAACATGATGATCCATATTCAAACAGTGGGGGCTCTTGATGAAACCAGCTGTACGATGGATTTGACGAACCCGGACGTTATTTCGAAACTCGAGGATACGATTGCCGAGCAGATCAAGGATGAAGTGCTGGCTGCGTGGAAGAGCATGAAGGATTTGAATGTGGACGTGGTTGGTTTCATGGATATGATTCACAGAAAATATCCTGCAGCCAGCAAACACCTTACAAATTCGGAGAGACCGCTCCAGGAACTGGAACTCAAACTGAATGTAAAAGTCACCGTTGAACACACGAATATGATCAATAAACCCTTCTCGAATTTGATTGAACCCAATAAGTAG
- a CDS encoding c-type cytochrome, with product MFRKGLLLVLLLTFALAVVACGGNDAADPAPAPAENGGQAPEEGATGGDANNDAAMTLYNANCMACHATDLGGGGNFPSLQNVGSKHDASEIAGIISNGRNGMPAFQGRLTEDEINVLSQWLAAKNKVNRI from the coding sequence ATGTTCAGAAAAGGATTACTGTTAGTATTGCTATTGACTTTTGCTCTTGCTGTGGTGGCATGTGGTGGTAATGATGCAGCAGATCCGGCTCCGGCTCCTGCAGAAAACGGCGGACAAGCACCAGAGGAAGGAGCAACCGGCGGGGATGCCAACAACGATGCAGCTATGACGCTGTACAATGCCAACTGCATGGCTTGCCATGCTACCGACTTAGGCGGAGGCGGAAATTTCCCCAGCCTTCAAAATGTAGGCTCCAAGCACGACGCTAGCGAAATTGCAGGTATTATTTCAAATGGGCGCAATGGAATGCCGGCATTCCAAGGCAGGCTGACGGAAGACGAAATTAATGTGCTGTCTCAATGGTTGGCTGCCAAAAATAAGGTGAACCGGATATGA
- the tatA gene encoding twin-arginine translocase TatA/TatE family subunit, with protein sequence MPLGNIGVTGLILILLIALIIFGPSKLPELGRAFGRTLSEFKNSTRELVSSEDIHDGDKLK encoded by the coding sequence ATGCCTCTGGGAAACATCGGAGTGACAGGGCTGATCCTCATTCTGTTGATCGCCTTGATTATTTTCGGTCCTTCGAAGCTGCCTGAACTGGGCCGTGCCTTCGGTCGAACACTAAGCGAGTTCAAAAACTCAACGCGTGAACTGGTTTCGAGCGAAGATATCCATGATGGAGATAAATTGAAATGA
- a CDS encoding gluconate 2-dehydrogenase subunit 3 family protein has product MSEQDEQQTKPSKPDGSQTMTRRKFLRNSGYAVGGVVLGGVLGYLLPKRETPPAAPAPEQNDNNYNQALMFFNQEQYRITEAAVERIFPADENGPGAKELGAAFFIDHQLAGDWGFNARDYMQPPFYVGEKTQGYQGRLRRREIFYIGLREIQNYSQKKYQKDFPSLSPEEQDAVLTAFQNDEVKLTTISASGFFNLLRSSTLEGVYSDPLYGGNKNMQGWTMRQYPGNQMAYTNIIEKNFTVIPPKSLKDHL; this is encoded by the coding sequence TTGAGCGAACAAGACGAACAACAAACCAAACCATCGAAGCCTGACGGCTCGCAGACGATGACACGGCGGAAGTTTCTGAGAAACTCCGGTTATGCCGTGGGAGGTGTCGTGCTGGGCGGTGTACTCGGATATCTTTTGCCGAAGCGGGAAACCCCGCCTGCAGCACCGGCACCTGAACAGAATGATAACAACTACAACCAAGCATTAATGTTCTTTAACCAGGAGCAATACAGGATCACGGAAGCAGCCGTAGAGCGTATTTTTCCTGCGGATGAGAACGGTCCGGGCGCTAAAGAACTCGGCGCAGCCTTCTTCATCGACCATCAGCTGGCCGGTGATTGGGGGTTCAATGCAAGAGATTATATGCAGCCCCCATTCTATGTTGGAGAGAAAACGCAAGGTTATCAGGGCCGATTAAGACGACGGGAGATATTCTACATTGGTCTGCGCGAGATTCAGAACTACAGCCAAAAGAAGTATCAGAAAGATTTCCCTAGCCTGTCACCAGAGGAACAGGATGCCGTGTTAACTGCCTTCCAGAACGATGAGGTCAAATTGACAACGATCTCGGCCAGCGGGTTCTTTAACCTGCTCCGCAGCAGCACATTGGAAGGGGTCTACAGTGATCCGTTGTATGGCGGGAACAAAAATATGCAGGGCTGGACGATGCGTCAATATCCGGGTAACCAAATGGCTTACACGAATATTATTGAGAAGAATTTCACCGTCATCCCGCCGAAGAGTTTAAAGGATCACCTATAA
- a CDS encoding spore germination protein codes for MPFFKRTKRTHSKTALLHHNEQTVQTAESSRLSDRLDQNLHRIREQTGHSRDIIIRTLSHMFGSDCTLAVIYIDGLVDTLTINHSIMDSLTSKDYEEKLHASNPAEILSIIKNRFLSIGSISDLEHMESLISAMLEGNTVILIDGSSRGIIASSIGGEERGVEEPQSQTVVRGPKEGFTENIRTNTALIRRKIKSPDLWIVDRKIGRITQTDVAVMYLNGIANDKIVQEILNRLDQIDTDSILESGYIEEFIQDTTFTPFPTMTNTERPDAIAGAILEGKVAVLVDGTPFVLIAPITIFKLFQSSEDYYQKFDIATFLRLLRIISFMVSMLLPSLYIAISTFHQEMLPTTLLISLAAQREGIPFPAVVEALAMEITFEVLREAGVRMPRAMGSAISIVGALVLGQAAVQAGLVSAAMVIIVAFTAIASFVAPSVSIANSARLLRFCFMILAATLGLFGIMAGLIAMLIHLCGLRSFGLPYLTPFAPFIPSDQKDVLVRVPWWAMLTRPTLINRNNAKRQKMNQRPSPSNGKK; via the coding sequence ATGCCCTTTTTTAAACGAACAAAGCGAACCCATTCGAAAACGGCACTGCTTCATCATAACGAGCAAACGGTGCAAACCGCCGAATCCTCTCGTCTCTCCGACCGCTTGGATCAGAATTTACATAGAATCAGAGAACAAACCGGCCACAGTAGGGACATCATCATTCGGACCCTAAGTCATATGTTCGGAAGCGATTGCACCCTGGCCGTCATTTATATCGATGGACTGGTTGATACGCTCACCATCAATCACTCGATTATGGATTCCTTAACCTCAAAGGATTACGAAGAAAAACTGCATGCCTCTAACCCTGCAGAAATCTTGTCCATCATCAAAAACCGTTTCTTATCCATAGGCAGCATTAGCGATTTGGAGCATATGGAATCCCTGATCTCCGCCATGCTAGAAGGCAATACTGTCATTCTCATAGACGGTTCATCCCGAGGCATTATCGCCAGCTCTATCGGTGGAGAGGAACGCGGTGTAGAAGAGCCCCAATCTCAGACCGTCGTTCGCGGCCCGAAAGAAGGATTCACCGAGAATATTCGTACGAATACGGCCTTAATCCGTCGTAAGATTAAAAGCCCAGACCTCTGGATCGTGGACCGCAAGATTGGCCGCATCACCCAAACGGATGTTGCCGTTATGTATTTGAATGGCATCGCCAATGATAAGATCGTGCAAGAAATATTGAATCGTTTAGACCAGATCGATACCGACAGCATCCTGGAGAGCGGGTATATCGAAGAGTTTATACAAGATACAACGTTCACCCCCTTCCCTACCATGACTAATACGGAGCGCCCCGATGCTATCGCTGGTGCGATTCTGGAAGGAAAAGTTGCCGTTTTGGTTGATGGGACACCGTTTGTGTTGATCGCCCCCATCACCATCTTCAAACTGTTTCAATCGAGCGAGGATTACTACCAAAAGTTCGATATCGCGACCTTTTTGCGGCTGTTGCGCATCATTTCCTTTATGGTATCGATGCTTCTCCCTTCACTATATATTGCCATCTCCACGTTTCATCAAGAAATGCTGCCAACGACCTTGCTGATCAGCCTTGCAGCACAGCGGGAAGGCATCCCTTTTCCCGCCGTTGTCGAAGCCTTGGCTATGGAAATTACGTTCGAAGTATTAAGGGAAGCCGGTGTTCGAATGCCTAGAGCGATGGGCTCCGCGATCTCCATCGTAGGCGCGTTGGTTCTGGGTCAAGCTGCTGTACAGGCAGGCCTAGTGTCTGCTGCCATGGTTATCATCGTTGCATTTACCGCCATCGCAAGCTTTGTTGCGCCTTCTGTGAGCATAGCCAACTCCGCCAGACTGCTCCGTTTTTGTTTTATGATATTGGCGGCAACTTTAGGGCTCTTTGGAATTATGGCAGGATTAATCGCCATGCTGATCCACCTATGCGGTTTGCGATCATTCGGTTTGCCATATCTTACTCCGTTCGCTCCGTTTATCCCTTCAGACCAAAAAGACGTTCTGGTCCGTGTTCCATGGTGGGCCATGCTGACAAGACCGACCCTTATCAACCGTAATAACGCGAAACGGCAAAAAATGAACCAGCGTCCATCGCCTTCCAATGGCAAGAAATAA
- a CDS encoding TetR/AcrR family transcriptional regulator: MAKPNVISKQELLEAAQKCVAEKGMDKLTLKAVADQANVSQGTVYYHFRTKEQLIIELVESLCNASWVSVEQNNRSVEEAIQEAKERCDYHSVYHRLFFSSLAASFQIKENRNRMGSMIQEENKHLTDILTARWGESPIKNISMDQWGILMNAIIDGLAVQALLDEEFPKEDVFTALQVIFDFMTNEVKR, encoded by the coding sequence ATGGCGAAACCGAACGTCATCAGCAAACAAGAACTGCTCGAAGCTGCCCAAAAGTGTGTTGCAGAAAAAGGTATGGATAAATTAACTTTGAAAGCAGTGGCCGATCAAGCAAATGTCAGCCAGGGAACGGTCTATTACCATTTTCGAACCAAAGAGCAATTAATAATTGAACTCGTTGAGAGCCTATGTAATGCTTCATGGGTTTCAGTGGAGCAAAACAATCGATCAGTTGAAGAAGCCATACAAGAAGCCAAGGAAAGATGCGATTATCATTCTGTTTACCATCGATTGTTTTTCTCTTCATTAGCTGCTAGCTTTCAGATCAAAGAGAACCGCAATCGAATGGGTTCCATGATTCAAGAAGAAAACAAACATCTGACTGATATTCTTACAGCCCGGTGGGGGGAATCGCCCATAAAGAACATATCCATGGATCAGTGGGGAATTTTAATGAATGCTATAATAGACGGGCTGGCCGTGCAGGCTTTGTTGGACGAGGAGTTTCCGAAGGAGGATGTTTTTACCGCTTTGCAGGTGATTTTTGATTTCATGACCAATGAGGTGAAGCGATGA
- a CDS encoding DUF5367 family protein yields the protein MNAQRIKNRHAGLFLLWGFALWLIATIIFHYGGNLLIDIRHPFRTVLSFAAAIPLIYGCIAPLFSFLDVPYSDRTRRSVQIALPGMFMDIFSILFHDVAFPLISEQSVPLLAAWLFWAYSLILLVGLSPMKFRFSSPFIKKKKLLLK from the coding sequence ATGAACGCACAACGGATCAAAAACCGGCATGCTGGTCTCTTCTTATTATGGGGTTTTGCCCTTTGGCTGATCGCCACGATCATCTTTCATTATGGGGGGAACCTGCTGATTGATATCAGGCACCCGTTTAGAACCGTCTTGAGTTTTGCTGCCGCCATCCCTTTAATTTATGGATGCATCGCTCCGTTGTTCTCATTTCTTGATGTTCCGTATTCAGATCGTACCCGCCGTTCCGTCCAGATTGCTCTGCCTGGTATGTTCATGGACATTTTTTCGATTCTTTTCCATGATGTCGCTTTCCCATTAATCTCTGAGCAGAGCGTTCCCCTATTGGCAGCCTGGCTGTTCTGGGCATACAGCTTGATTCTGCTGGTTGGGCTGAGCCCCATGAAGTTTCGTTTCTCGTCACCTTTCATTAAGAAAAAGAAACTCCTTTTAAAATAG
- the tatC gene encoding twin-arginine translocase subunit TatC, with product MTQHEQEQELHIIEHLTELRKRILITLGTFLVALCAAFLYVEPLYEMLTRDVEGQLQILGPTDVIWVYFMIAGVIALAVTMPVAGFQVWRFVVPGLSTVERRASLAYIPAIGALFLLGLAFGYFVIYPMVLSFLDSLSHHFITAYTAERYFRFMVHMTVPFGVLFEMPVVIMFLTSIGILNPLRLAKMRKISYLLLTIAAVTITPPDFVSDILVIVPLFLLYEISVGLSRIVYQKRLTRLELIGE from the coding sequence ATGACCCAGCACGAGCAAGAACAGGAGTTGCATATAATAGAGCACTTAACAGAGCTCCGCAAGCGGATTCTCATCACATTGGGCACCTTTTTGGTAGCCCTTTGTGCCGCTTTTCTATATGTTGAACCGCTGTATGAAATGCTGACTCGCGACGTGGAGGGTCAGCTTCAAATACTGGGACCAACGGACGTGATTTGGGTATACTTCATGATTGCAGGCGTTATAGCTCTTGCGGTGACGATGCCTGTTGCCGGATTTCAGGTATGGCGGTTCGTCGTACCCGGGTTGAGTACTGTTGAGCGGCGTGCATCCCTGGCTTACATCCCTGCGATCGGAGCCCTTTTTCTATTGGGTTTGGCCTTTGGCTACTTTGTCATATACCCCATGGTCCTGTCCTTCCTGGATTCGCTGTCGCACCATTTCATAACAGCTTATACTGCCGAGAGATATTTCCGTTTTATGGTGCATATGACCGTACCGTTTGGTGTGCTGTTCGAAATGCCCGTCGTTATCATGTTCTTGACCTCGATTGGCATTCTGAATCCGCTCCGCTTAGCTAAAATGCGCAAAATCTCCTATTTGCTGCTGACGATTGCAGCCGTAACCATTACACCGCCGGATTTCGTGTCGGACATCCTCGTCATTGTGCCCCTGTTCCTTCTATATGAGATCAGCGTTGGATTGTCTCGAATTGTATATCAGAAAAGACTGACCAGGCTGGAATTAATAGGTGAGTAA
- a CDS encoding SDR family NAD(P)-dependent oxidoreductase — protein MDMGLNNKTALVTGSTKGIGKAIAIELAREGVHVLINGRNDEEVQRTVNEIKSDFPNTSPQNATADLVDIGQREALFDKYPHVDILVNNMGIYEIMPYEDVNDEVWDTYFRTNVLAANGLTQFYLPGMLKNDFGRIIFMASEEAMMPSGQMPQYAMTKSMLLSLAKSLSKLTKGTEVTVNTILPGPTLSENVQDIIEGIYANEDMTFAEKEKAFMSTNLPQSEIQRFIRPFEIGRLAAFLCSPYASAFKGSPIRMDGGMVPTIF, from the coding sequence ATGGATATGGGATTAAACAATAAAACAGCATTGGTTACAGGATCTACGAAAGGGATAGGCAAGGCTATTGCCATTGAACTTGCCAGAGAAGGTGTCCATGTTCTTATCAACGGACGAAATGATGAAGAGGTACAACGAACCGTTAATGAAATCAAGTCGGATTTCCCGAATACAAGTCCTCAGAATGCTACCGCCGATTTGGTGGATATCGGGCAAAGAGAGGCTCTATTTGATAAATACCCTCACGTGGATATTCTGGTTAACAATATGGGGATATACGAAATCATGCCGTACGAGGATGTTAACGATGAAGTTTGGGATACCTACTTCCGTACGAATGTGCTTGCAGCCAACGGATTAACCCAATTTTATTTGCCCGGCATGCTAAAGAACGATTTTGGACGTATTATCTTCATGGCGAGTGAAGAAGCCATGATGCCTTCTGGACAAATGCCGCAGTATGCCATGACAAAATCCATGCTGCTATCCTTAGCAAAAAGCTTGTCCAAATTAACGAAAGGTACCGAAGTAACAGTCAATACGATTTTGCCCGGCCCGACTCTCTCCGAGAACGTGCAGGATATTATCGAGGGAATATACGCCAATGAAGATATGACCTTTGCGGAAAAAGAGAAAGCTTTCATGAGTACAAACCTGCCTCAATCCGAAATTCAACGATTTATTAGGCCGTTCGAAATCGGTAGACTGGCTGCATTCCTATGCAGTCCTTATGCATCCGCGTTTAAAGGTTCACCAATCCGTATGGATGGGGGAATGGTGCCTACGATTTTCTAA
- a CDS encoding AraC family transcriptional regulator, producing MKRYTSDRIKIPPGLWEGIHQLGIAAQDVARKAELPLAVITEPEVTTAQYFAIWQAYSDLMGDTAQGIIQLATVFETAKYPPTVLAPYHARDYRDALNRMARYKQLCPPEGLLISEEGERCTIELEWLNLSDQPGPALLVGITLACLLELGRRGTGQPLTAQLVEFSQPMGDVQALEAYFGCRIRMGANRNRLTLYRRDLDRPFISYNEELLEILTPALDRSLDELQSHRSITDLVKWIMKRSLTGGRPDIQSVAKELNMSDRTLQRRLTDANASFKQLLTQARHEQAIEYLADPSLDIKEVAFLIGYEDQNSFYRAFRLWEGDTPSHWRTEHFNSPSLSEHRQEMLTMGS from the coding sequence ATGAAGCGTTATACTTCTGACCGAATTAAAATCCCGCCGGGATTATGGGAAGGAATACACCAATTAGGCATTGCCGCCCAAGACGTGGCTCGCAAAGCGGAATTGCCGCTCGCCGTCATTACTGAGCCGGAAGTCACCACCGCCCAATACTTCGCGATCTGGCAGGCCTATTCCGATCTCATGGGGGACACTGCCCAAGGCATCATCCAGCTTGCGACCGTCTTTGAAACGGCGAAGTACCCGCCGACCGTCTTAGCGCCTTACCACGCTCGTGACTATCGGGATGCTTTAAACCGAATGGCTCGGTATAAGCAGCTATGTCCACCCGAAGGCTTGCTAATCTCCGAGGAGGGCGAACGATGTACCATCGAGCTGGAATGGCTGAACCTAAGCGATCAACCTGGCCCGGCGCTGCTTGTTGGCATTACACTGGCATGTCTTCTGGAGCTTGGACGACGGGGCACAGGTCAACCGCTGACCGCGCAATTGGTTGAATTTTCGCAGCCTATGGGCGATGTACAAGCTCTTGAAGCTTATTTTGGCTGTCGCATCCGGATGGGTGCAAACCGTAATCGATTAACGCTCTATCGAAGAGATCTGGACCGACCTTTTATCTCGTATAACGAAGAATTGCTGGAGATTCTGACTCCAGCTCTGGATCGTTCGCTTGATGAACTACAGAGCCACCGCTCCATTACTGACCTGGTCAAATGGATCATGAAACGCAGTCTCACAGGAGGGCGCCCTGACATTCAGTCAGTGGCGAAGGAGCTTAATATGAGTGATCGTACGTTACAGCGCAGGCTGACGGATGCAAATGCAAGCTTCAAGCAATTGTTGACACAAGCAAGACATGAGCAGGCCATCGAGTACTTGGCAGACCCCTCGCTCGATATCAAAGAAGTTGCCTTTTTGATTGGATATGAAGATCAGAACTCGTTCTACCGAGCATTCCGTCTTTGGGAAGGAGATACTCCATCCCATTGGCGCACTGAACATTTTAATAGTCCTTCGCTGTCCGAACACCGACAGGAAATGTTGACCATGGGTTCATAG